The nucleotide sequence TTGTGCTACACCCTTGGAATCGAACTCATGCTGTGCAACCAGATCACGGTCGCCGCTGAGAACGCACAGTTCATCCAATATGAGGTAAGCCGCGGTCTCTTCCCTTTCGGTGGTGGCACAGTGCGGTGGCCGCTGGCAGCGGGTACTCACAACGCATACCGCTACATGCTGACTGGCGAGCCCTTCGACGCGGCTGAAGCACATCGCATCGGTATCGTTCAGCAGGTCGTTCTCGCCACTGAGTGCCTCCCGGCCGCAATCGAGATGGCACAAAAGATCGCAATGCAGGCCCCGTTGGGTGTCCAAGCGGTATTGCGTAATACTCGGCTGGCTGAGGCCCGGGGCTCAGATGCGGCACTCGGCAGACTACGTCGCGAGATTGTGAAAATCTTCCTCAGCAAGGACATCCGCCGCGGCCTAAAGGCATTTCAGGAACGCAGACCCGCGCGCTTCGAAGGAAACTGACGGGGCCCGGGCAGATGAGGGGTGGGTGGCCTGGAACGCTGGTGCCGGACTGGCCATCCATTGCTAGGGAGTGGGACGTTGTGCATGTTTCACTCAGCGGGTTGCTGTGTGCCAATCCGCGAATATCGTTGGTCCCCTATCAGGGCGGAGACGAGTCTGGCTGGACACACAGTCAATCGGGCGACTATGGCGGAGTCGCGGCATGGACTGTTCCGAGCACGGCATGGCTGCGCTTTCCTGACGGATTCAGTATTGAACAGGCGTAGATGCTTCCGAAGCATTCCCAGGGCTTCGCCCGTACTGTCATGCTGGATCCAGCGGGCAGCTGCCGCTGCCCCGAAGTATGGACGTCCCGTGCGGGCTGGGCGCAGCAGCGCAGCAGGCGAACCCAAAGGAACACTGCATGTCCGAGACCAAGTATCCCGCGAGCAGCACGCCCCCGTTCGGTACGCAGAAGTCAGGTTCGGCACGGACCCGGCGCCGCACGCTGGTAGTCGCGACTGTCGTCGTCGTAGCGATCCTGGGACTGCTCCTCTACCAGACAATGGACACCGGGAGCGCGGTTGACGGTTCGTCTACTGCGGCCACCGGCAGGTGGTGGTCGTTGCTTCCGCCTGTCGTCGCCATCAGCCTCGCGCTACTCACAAGGCAGATCCTTCCTGCACTCTTTGCGGGGGTCTGGCTCGGAGCGTGGCTAGCGGAAGGACTTTCGGCGTGGGGTTTAGTGACGTCACTCCTGGATTCCGCTGGCGTCTATGTCGTGGATGCAATCGCTGAACCCGACCACGTAATGATCATTGCCTTCACACTCATGATCGGGGGCCTCGTCGGCATTCTGAGAAAGAATGGGGGGACGGACGGAATTGTGCGCATCGTGACACGGTGGGCATCGACGCCGCGGCGCGGTCAGGTTGCTACGGGCGGTTTGGGCGTCGCAATTTTTTTCGATGACTACGCGAACACCTTGGTCGTCGGCAACACTATGCGTCCGGTCATGGATCGGCTGCGTGTGTCCCGGGAGAAGCTCGCCTACATCGTAGACTCGACGGCCGCACCGATCGCGACACTGGCTCTGCTGTCAACCTGGATCGGATTTCAGGTCGTCTTGATCGACGACGCTATCGCTGGGACAGACCTGACTGCGAACGGCTTCGCGGTGTTCGTTGAGTCCCTGAAATACGCTTTCTACCCGATCCTGGCCCTCGCTCTGGTGTTCGCGATCGCGTTGAGCGGGCGTGATTTTGGTCCGATGCTTCAGGCTGAGCGGCGGGCGCGAACCACTGGTGCAGTGTCACGCGAGGGCGCGGATATCGGACTCGGCGGCGTCGAAGACGAGTTGACCCCGCACGAGGGGGCACCGCGCAGACTCGTGAATGCACTGCTGCCGATCCTGGTGTTAGTTGGCACCACCGTGGCGGGCCTCTTCGCTACTGGCGAGGGCGCCTCGATCATTGAGATCGTCGGGGATGGTGACCCGTTCAGTTCGCTGCTATGGGGTGCGCTGCTCGCGATCCTCGTCGCTGCAGCATTGAGCATGAGCCAGGGGATCTTGACGATCGCCGATGTGGTTGCCGCGTGGTTTGCCGGCGTTAAATCGGTGCTGTACGTCGTGATCATCCTCGTCCTCGCCTGGGCTCTGGCCGCGCTGACCGGGATCCTTGGAACCGCCGAGTTCCTCGCTGGCGCTCTCGGGACTGCGTTGCCTTTGTTCCTTCTACCCGCGGTGCTTTTTGTCGTGGCGGGTGCGGTCGCATTTTCGACTGGGACCAGCTGGGGGACGATGGGCATCCTGACCCCTCTCGCTGTTCCTGTCGCTTGGGCGGTCCTTGATGCGCGTGGTCTGGCGGACGCGGCGGGACATCCAATTCTGTTCGCGTCGGTTTCGACAATCCTGGCTGGTGCAGTACTTGGAGATCACTGCTCACCGATCTCGGATACCACCGTGATTTCGTCGCTGGCATCGCAATGCGACGTCATTGACCACGTCCGAACCCAACTCCCCTACGCTCTCTTCGTCGGCGCTGTGGTGATTGTGTTCGGGCTTGTGCCAGTCGGCTTGGGCCTGCCATGGTGGGCTGCGATGGCCCTCTGCGGCCTCGTCGTAGTTGGTGGTCTCATGGTGGCCGGACGCAGGTCCGATGCCGTGGAAGCTCCAGGCTTCGGCCCACCGCCAGCCCCGGAAGCACGCGAGGTGATTGGATAGTGAATAGGCAGAATCTCCTTGAGGACTGGCGGCACCTAGGCAGTCGTCAGGTCGCTGTCAACGGTATTGAACTCCAAGTGACTGAGCACGGTGAAGGGCCGCTTGTTGTCTTTTGCCACGGGTTCCCCGAGCTGGGATTCTCATGGCGGCACCAGGTCTTCGCACTCGCTGAAGCGGGCTTCCGCACGCTCACGCCGGACATGCGTGGCTATGGCGGCAGTTCTCGTCCAGACCGAATCGAGGACTACGGAATAATGGCCGTCTGCGGCGATCTCATCGGCCTGCTCGACGATGTTGACGCTGACGATGCGATCTTCGTGGGGCATGATTGGGGCGCATCTGTCGTCTGGCGCCTTGCACTGGAATACCCAGAACGGGTACGCGCCGTTGCGGGCCTGAGCGTACCGGCGACTCGGCGTCCGCCGGC is from Hoyosella subflava DQS3-9A1 and encodes:
- a CDS encoding enoyl-CoA hydratase-related protein, which encodes MVPRGKVDPWGVVSKPCPKPIVTAVQGLCYTLGIELMLCNQITVAAENAQFIQYEVSRGLFPFGGGTVRWPLAAGTHNAYRYMLTGEPFDAAEAHRIGIVQQVVLATECLPAAIEMAQKIAMQAPLGVQAVLRNTRLAEARGSDAALGRLRREIVKIFLSKDIRRGLKAFQERRPARFEGN
- a CDS encoding Na+/H+ antiporter NhaC family protein codes for the protein MSETKYPASSTPPFGTQKSGSARTRRRTLVVATVVVVAILGLLLYQTMDTGSAVDGSSTAATGRWWSLLPPVVAISLALLTRQILPALFAGVWLGAWLAEGLSAWGLVTSLLDSAGVYVVDAIAEPDHVMIIAFTLMIGGLVGILRKNGGTDGIVRIVTRWASTPRRGQVATGGLGVAIFFDDYANTLVVGNTMRPVMDRLRVSREKLAYIVDSTAAPIATLALLSTWIGFQVVLIDDAIAGTDLTANGFAVFVESLKYAFYPILALALVFAIALSGRDFGPMLQAERRARTTGAVSREGADIGLGGVEDELTPHEGAPRRLVNALLPILVLVGTTVAGLFATGEGASIIEIVGDGDPFSSLLWGALLAILVAAALSMSQGILTIADVVAAWFAGVKSVLYVVIILVLAWALAALTGILGTAEFLAGALGTALPLFLLPAVLFVVAGAVAFSTGTSWGTMGILTPLAVPVAWAVLDARGLADAAGHPILFASVSTILAGAVLGDHCSPISDTTVISSLASQCDVIDHVRTQLPYALFVGAVVIVFGLVPVGLGLPWWAAMALCGLVVVGGLMVAGRRSDAVEAPGFGPPPAPEAREVIG